In a single window of the Acetivibrio clariflavus DSM 19732 genome:
- a CDS encoding zinc ribbon domain-containing protein, translating into MVIEFAVGVLVASLIALGYVIFMNVKFKETPSEGHHDAFDRETKDRYIKNITNVMKNFNLKTIASTVTEFMYCYIEQTVAVLKKVGIRKEVDIIEDGSFDRDSISDNIVISDGKNNFATALLGGKIVEKYIDNVTDKVLYEKVIEKGIYSLEMIRSDHIERQNANFCSNCGAPMKIEGDFYVCPNCGTKYTTESANWIVANVTCYNYKTENRLTFLYFIPVLIMIVLAFIANYGSWKMKVISVLYDLALLGVVLALCAWLTKLMSGLNKIAKYDKQFSRKSFQKRVEYLVRTYERAKDLDISKVKSLMEPSLYERLKEQNKYDEFYMLDFEIRKLVVRDFEIKDDKQLAYVTMDVNKITINEKKKIKKKKGKYDITLYRHKDTLTDVKLNPEVITCECCGRNMNLTVDGKCKACGNTYDLSKYDWIIYDVSDIK; encoded by the coding sequence ATGGTGATTGAATTTGCAGTGGGTGTACTGGTAGCTTCATTGATTGCTTTAGGCTATGTGATTTTTATGAATGTAAAGTTTAAAGAAACACCTTCTGAAGGACATCATGACGCTTTCGACAGGGAAACCAAAGACCGCTATATCAAAAATATTACCAATGTCATGAAAAATTTCAACCTGAAAACAATAGCAAGTACTGTTACTGAATTTATGTATTGCTATATTGAGCAGACAGTAGCAGTTTTAAAGAAGGTTGGGATTCGTAAGGAAGTTGATATTATTGAAGATGGCAGTTTCGATAGAGATAGTATTTCGGATAATATAGTTATATCTGATGGAAAAAACAACTTTGCCACTGCATTGTTGGGCGGTAAAATTGTGGAAAAGTACATAGATAATGTTACGGACAAAGTATTATATGAAAAGGTAATAGAAAAAGGAATTTATTCTTTGGAAATGATACGAAGTGATCATATTGAACGTCAAAATGCAAATTTTTGTTCTAACTGTGGTGCGCCTATGAAAATAGAAGGGGATTTTTATGTATGTCCCAACTGCGGCACGAAATACACAACTGAATCTGCTAACTGGATTGTAGCCAATGTTACCTGTTATAATTATAAAACCGAAAATAGACTGACCTTTCTTTATTTCATACCTGTTCTTATTATGATTGTTTTAGCGTTTATTGCTAATTACGGTTCATGGAAAATGAAGGTTATATCTGTTTTGTATGATTTGGCTTTACTTGGAGTTGTGTTGGCATTATGTGCTTGGTTGACAAAGCTTATGAGTGGGCTTAATAAAATAGCCAAATATGATAAACAGTTTTCCAGAAAAAGTTTTCAAAAAAGAGTTGAGTATTTAGTTCGTACTTATGAAAGAGCGAAAGATTTAGATATTTCAAAAGTAAAATCTTTAATGGAGCCGTCACTTTATGAAAGATTAAAAGAGCAGAACAAGTATGACGAGTTTTATATGTTGGATTTTGAAATACGCAAATTGGTGGTTAGAGATTTTGAGATTAAAGATGATAAGCAACTGGCATATGTAACTATGGATGTTAATAAAATTACAATTAATGAAAAGAAAAAGATCAAGAAGAAAAAAGGAAAATATGACATTACATTATATAGACACAAGGATACATTGACTGATGTCAAACTGAATCCTGAGGTAATTACATGTGAATGCTGCGGACGTAATATGAACTTAACCGTTGATGGGAAATGTAAAGCTTGTGGTAACACCTATGATCTTTCTAAATATGATTGGATTATATACGATGTCAGTGATATTAAATAA